A stretch of the Archangium violaceum genome encodes the following:
- a CDS encoding DUF92 domain-containing protein, with the protein MSQDMQALLWAYGYIGVCVLAGEGALRLGLSRELARKVIHVSVGFWILGALGLFENRALAVVPSLTAVVANWLIHRKRLLKSVETEPDNLGTVWFPVAFSALVWLAWDRPAVAAGGVMAMTVGDALASLVGRRFGRHRYETLGGEHKSLEGSLAMCAGTFVAVLATLTWMPGVAPDMPKVPLAALCAVVATCVEALGTKGRDNLWVPLAAGAVLYLVPPAHAWGLGVGSVVALVIGVASWARGSLSPSGVLGAILVGTPVFGLAGAVGTAALLGFFISSSALSKTFRARKAGVEAEYAKTGTRDLGQALANGGVAALAAVLLGTTGEQRYALAMLGALVAANADTWATELGVLSRSPPRLVTTLRQVPPGTSGAVSGAGMLAATAGAAFVGLVAALAGARWSLVPWLVLAGVVGSLVDSFLGATVQDVRWCDACSRETERRVHRCGRPARPLRGFSWLGNDTVNVVATAAGALLAFWA; encoded by the coding sequence ATGAGCCAGGACATGCAGGCGCTCCTCTGGGCCTACGGGTATATCGGAGTCTGCGTGCTCGCGGGTGAGGGAGCCCTGCGGCTGGGCCTGTCGCGCGAGCTCGCGCGCAAGGTCATCCACGTGAGCGTGGGGTTCTGGATCCTCGGCGCGCTGGGGCTCTTCGAGAACCGGGCGCTGGCCGTGGTGCCCTCGCTGACGGCGGTGGTGGCCAACTGGCTCATCCACCGCAAGCGCCTGCTGAAGTCGGTGGAGACGGAGCCCGACAACCTGGGCACGGTCTGGTTCCCGGTGGCCTTCTCGGCGCTGGTGTGGCTGGCGTGGGACAGGCCCGCGGTCGCGGCGGGCGGTGTCATGGCCATGACCGTGGGAGATGCCCTGGCCTCGCTGGTGGGCCGGCGTTTCGGACGTCATCGCTACGAGACACTCGGTGGGGAGCACAAGAGCCTGGAGGGCTCGCTGGCCATGTGCGCTGGCACCTTCGTGGCCGTGCTGGCCACGTTGACGTGGATGCCGGGCGTCGCGCCGGACATGCCGAAGGTGCCGCTGGCCGCGCTGTGCGCCGTGGTGGCGACGTGTGTCGAGGCGCTCGGGACCAAGGGCCGGGACAACCTCTGGGTGCCGCTGGCCGCGGGGGCCGTTCTCTACCTGGTTCCGCCCGCGCACGCGTGGGGCCTGGGCGTGGGCTCGGTGGTGGCGCTCGTCATCGGCGTGGCGTCCTGGGCCCGGGGCTCGCTGAGCCCGAGCGGGGTGCTGGGTGCCATCCTCGTGGGCACGCCCGTCTTCGGGCTGGCGGGCGCGGTGGGGACGGCGGCCCTGCTCGGCTTCTTCATCTCCTCCAGCGCGCTCTCCAAGACCTTCCGCGCCCGGAAGGCTGGCGTGGAGGCGGAGTACGCCAAGACGGGGACGCGAGACCTGGGACAGGCACTGGCCAATGGCGGCGTGGCCGCGCTGGCGGCGGTGTTGCTGGGCACCACGGGAGAGCAGCGCTACGCCCTGGCCATGCTGGGGGCCCTGGTCGCCGCGAACGCGGATACGTGGGCCACCGAGCTGGGTGTCCTCTCGCGCTCGCCACCGCGGCTGGTCACCACGCTGCGGCAGGTACCGCCGGGCACGTCCGGAGCAGTGTCGGGAGCCGGGATGCTGGCCGCCACGGCGGGCGCCGCCTTCGTTGGCCTGGTGGCCGCGCTCGCCGGGGCGCGGTGGTCGCTCGTCCCCTGGCTCGTGCTGGCCGGGGTGGTGGGCTCCCTGGTGGACAGCTTCCTGGGCGCCACGGTGCAGGACGTGCGCTGGTGTGACGCCTGTTCGCGCGAGACCGAGCGAAGGGTGCACCGCTGCGGCCGGCCCGCGAGGCCCCTCCGGGGCTTCTCCTGGTTGGGCAATGACACCGTCAACGTGGTGGCCACCGCCGCGGGAGCGCTGCTGGCCTTCTGGGCGTAG
- a CDS encoding J domain-containing protein: protein MSAAAATNWNWRTLENVEVECTHCGVRMTGHAGPRVKYFRCGSCHRWVSSTYTEVFKADAKMRTHPVKEKTGEDERFIAVKDRLEAWLAAIDEQDPYRVLGVSPLDPPDVVRARFRELALERHPDRGGSEAKMRELNVAYEKILRHRQRKRIEALEAGSTTREASVLPARSR, encoded by the coding sequence ATGAGCGCGGCGGCTGCGACGAACTGGAACTGGCGGACCCTCGAGAACGTGGAGGTCGAGTGCACCCACTGTGGTGTGCGGATGACCGGCCACGCGGGGCCACGGGTCAAGTACTTCCGGTGCGGCTCGTGTCACCGTTGGGTGTCGAGCACCTATACCGAGGTCTTCAAGGCGGACGCGAAGATGCGCACGCACCCGGTGAAGGAGAAGACCGGGGAGGACGAGCGCTTCATCGCGGTGAAGGACCGGCTGGAGGCCTGGCTGGCGGCGATCGACGAGCAGGATCCGTACCGGGTGCTCGGGGTGTCGCCGTTGGATCCTCCCGACGTGGTGCGGGCGCGCTTCCGCGAGCTGGCGCTGGAGCGGCACCCGGACCGGGGTGGCTCGGAGGCGAAGATGCGCGAGCTGAACGTGGCGTACGAGAAGATCCTCCGCCACCGTCAGCGCAAGCGGATCGAGGCCCTCGAGGCCGGCTCGACGACGCGCGAGGCCTCGGTGCTGCCGGCGCGGAGCCGGTAG
- the proC gene encoding pyrroline-5-carboxylate reductase codes for MLERTIAFLGAGNMAEALIKGLLRAGTARPESLIATGRRSERLETLQRTYGVRTTLDNLAAAREADVVVLSVKPQALDKVLVQVAPEVDPHKLVISVAAGVPIAAMERRLGAGARIIRTMPNTPSLVGAGACALSRGEHASEEDLAVATRIFQSVGTTTVVDENLLDAVTGLSGSGPAYIFLIIEALSDAGVKVGLPRYTALKLAAQTVLGSAQLLIETGSHPGQLKDQVTSPGGTAIAGLHTLEAGGLRTTLINAVEAATRRARELGDQFLEKS; via the coding sequence ATGCTCGAACGGACCATCGCATTCCTCGGCGCCGGCAACATGGCCGAGGCGCTCATCAAGGGGCTGCTGCGCGCCGGCACCGCGCGGCCCGAATCCCTCATCGCCACCGGACGCCGCTCGGAGCGGCTGGAGACGCTGCAGCGGACGTACGGGGTGCGCACCACCCTGGACAACCTGGCCGCCGCGCGCGAGGCGGACGTGGTGGTGCTCTCCGTCAAGCCGCAGGCGCTGGACAAGGTGCTCGTCCAGGTGGCCCCCGAGGTGGATCCGCACAAGCTGGTCATCTCCGTGGCGGCGGGCGTGCCCATCGCGGCCATGGAGCGGCGGCTGGGCGCCGGGGCGCGCATCATCCGCACCATGCCCAACACCCCCTCCCTGGTGGGCGCGGGCGCCTGCGCGCTGTCCCGGGGCGAGCACGCCAGCGAGGAGGACCTGGCGGTGGCCACCCGCATCTTCCAGTCCGTGGGCACCACCACCGTGGTGGACGAGAACCTGCTGGACGCCGTCACCGGCCTGTCCGGTAGCGGCCCCGCCTACATCTTCCTCATCATCGAGGCGCTCTCGGACGCGGGCGTGAAGGTGGGACTCCCCCGCTACACCGCGCTCAAGCTGGCCGCCCAGACGGTGTTGGGCAGTGCACAACTGCTCATCGAGACGGGCTCCCACCCCGGCCAGCTCAAGGATCAGGTGACGAGTCCGGGCGGCACGGCGATCGCTGGCCTGCATACCCTGGAGGCAGGCGGGCTGCGCACCACCCTCATCAACGCCGTGGAGGCAGCCACCCGCCGGGCCCGGGAGCTGGGGGACCAGTTCCTGGAGAAGTCCTAG
- a CDS encoding DivIVA domain-containing protein, producing MKITPLDIRQKRFETALRGFSKREVEAFLELIAGEFEEVVKENISLKEELKRTQLKLEQHLERERTLQETMVTAQRISEDMKAAAKKEAEIILADAEHQAEKIVHGAHQRLVQVVEDINELKRQRAQFESQVKSVVEAHQKLLETFSGRTFADKDYARVEDNVAYLTQKKAQNAE from the coding sequence ATGAAGATCACCCCGCTCGACATCCGGCAGAAGCGCTTCGAGACGGCCCTGCGCGGCTTCTCGAAGCGCGAGGTGGAAGCCTTCCTGGAGCTCATCGCCGGTGAGTTCGAGGAGGTGGTGAAGGAGAACATCTCCCTGAAGGAGGAGCTCAAGCGCACCCAGCTCAAGCTGGAGCAGCACCTGGAGCGCGAGCGCACCCTGCAGGAGACGATGGTCACCGCCCAGCGCATCAGCGAGGACATGAAGGCCGCCGCCAAGAAGGAAGCGGAGATCATCCTCGCGGACGCCGAGCACCAGGCGGAGAAGATCGTCCACGGCGCGCACCAGCGGCTGGTGCAGGTCGTCGAGGACATCAACGAGCTCAAGCGCCAACGCGCCCAGTTCGAGTCCCAGGTGAAGTCCGTGGTGGAGGCGCACCAGAAGCTGCTGGAGACGTTCAGCGGGCGCACCTTCGCCGACAAGGACTACGCGCGCGTCGAGGACAACGTGGCCTACCTCACGCAGAAGAAGGCCCAGAACGCCGAGTAG
- a CDS encoding DUF167 domain-containing protein, producing MAASWLKEVPGAVELAVLVQPRASRTRVVGEHDGMLKLQLAAPPVDGEANAALLEFLAKQLGVPRRQVTLVAGDASRRKRVRVEGLGAAAVEAVMSLGT from the coding sequence GTGGCCGCCTCCTGGCTCAAGGAAGTGCCCGGCGCGGTGGAGCTGGCCGTGCTGGTGCAACCCCGGGCCTCGCGCACCCGCGTGGTGGGCGAGCACGATGGGATGCTGAAGCTCCAGCTCGCCGCCCCACCCGTGGACGGTGAGGCCAACGCGGCCCTGCTCGAGTTCCTGGCGAAGCAGCTCGGTGTGCCGAGGCGGCAGGTGACGCTGGTGGCGGGTGACGCCTCGCGTCGAAAACGGGTCCGTGTCGAGGGACTTGGCGCCGCGGCGGTCGAGGCTGTTATGTCTCTGGGCACGTGA
- a CDS encoding peptidase MA family metallohydrolase produces the protein MRHLLLLLTLLLAPIAEAQDVVGGPRPEAGHANGGAEPAMVPTPRPSVVVGEVSTPRFRILYTARAEGSARQLADNIESIRDAFVGVLGRDWPGVTELRVGVGREEFEALALPGGAPPGWAVALAYPTHRIVLLNALTLAGPEGMVTLRHELAHVALGQLGSHWPRWFQEGLAQNLTGENYSMTHYAALFRAVTQEKVFRFEHLHDAWPDLPSDVEIAYAQSAAFVAWLSARHGPEGMGRLVDEVATGQPFEQAFGKAFRSSLWVEELAWRDGLAARYGWLPLTTSSSLVWLGATGLVVAAYLRRRKQKEARFAEMEAQEALEEEAMRASLEAELAQQRMRVPPPLPQPSEAAELSEPTDRGEPMEPVAAEWHEPRSPHAPEFEDEEQTLPRPPKPTVH, from the coding sequence ATGCGCCACCTGCTCCTGCTCCTGACGCTGTTGCTGGCACCCATCGCGGAGGCGCAGGACGTCGTTGGCGGCCCCCGTCCGGAAGCCGGCCATGCCAATGGGGGCGCGGAGCCCGCCATGGTGCCCACGCCCCGGCCGTCGGTGGTGGTGGGAGAGGTCTCCACGCCGCGCTTCCGCATCCTCTACACCGCGAGGGCAGAGGGCTCCGCGCGCCAGCTGGCCGACAACATCGAGTCCATCCGCGATGCCTTCGTGGGCGTGCTGGGGCGGGACTGGCCCGGCGTGACGGAGCTGCGCGTGGGCGTGGGTCGCGAGGAGTTCGAGGCGCTGGCGCTGCCCGGGGGCGCGCCTCCGGGCTGGGCGGTGGCGCTGGCCTACCCCACGCACCGGATCGTCCTGCTCAACGCGCTGACGCTGGCGGGCCCCGAGGGCATGGTGACGTTGCGTCACGAGCTGGCGCACGTGGCGCTGGGACAGCTCGGCAGCCACTGGCCGCGCTGGTTCCAGGAGGGCCTGGCGCAGAACCTCACGGGAGAGAACTACTCCATGACGCACTACGCGGCGCTCTTCCGCGCGGTGACGCAGGAGAAGGTGTTCCGCTTCGAGCACCTGCACGATGCCTGGCCGGATCTCCCCTCGGACGTGGAGATCGCCTACGCGCAGAGCGCGGCCTTCGTGGCGTGGCTGTCGGCGCGGCACGGTCCGGAGGGCATGGGGCGGCTGGTGGACGAGGTGGCCACGGGTCAGCCCTTCGAGCAGGCCTTCGGCAAGGCCTTCCGCTCGTCGCTGTGGGTGGAGGAGCTGGCGTGGCGTGACGGCCTGGCCGCGCGCTATGGCTGGCTGCCGCTGACGACGAGCTCCTCGCTGGTGTGGCTGGGCGCCACCGGGCTCGTGGTCGCCGCGTACCTGCGGCGGCGCAAGCAGAAGGAAGCGCGGTTCGCCGAGATGGAAGCGCAGGAGGCCCTCGAGGAGGAGGCGATGCGCGCGTCGCTCGAGGCGGAGCTCGCCCAGCAACGCATGCGGGTGCCACCCCCGTTGCCACAGCCCTCCGAGGCGGCCGAGCTCTCCGAGCCCACGGACCGCGGCGAGCCCATGGAGCCGGTGGCCGCCGAGTGGCACGAGCCGCGTTCTCCGCACGCTCCGGAATTCGAGGACGAAGAGCAAACGCTGCCACGTCCGCCCAAGCCGACGGTGCATTGA
- the polA gene encoding DNA polymerase I has product MVPSPSSGAPRLVLIDASSFIFRAYHAIPPLTTRQGVPTNATLGFTRQVLKALKELNPTHVALAFDKESRTERQKIDPNYKANRKETPEDLSQQFPYIRKVVEGLNLPVLEVAGWEADDVIGTLSKRARAEGFCVLVVTGDKDFVQIVDEDVHLYDPQNERYTTPDEVKERLGIEPGQMRDYLALIGDAVDNVPKVPGIGPKTAVELLHQFGGVDALLERLSEVKKPKMREAIGAHRESLLRARDLVTFRTDLELGVSIEDLKRRPPHDEQLRQLFTELEFSALLRELPAREPTKETAKLTTETELVTTKESLQALATTVRETGEVTLIPAYEGLPFAASLVGLGVALKDGTTRYVPLAHEGLGVEQVRPADFKNALQGVLEDAKVKKGGHDLKTLWLLLNREGIQLRGGEDDVELLSYLLDASRRDHSLEFLARERLQVDLPELPTTTGRKARPLKEFTPQEISVAYAARADVARRLAPGLWQELEPLGLAKLARELELPLVPLLAHMESRGVKVDVKVLREISEKVGADCETKVKEIHQLAGTEFNVGSNPQLAEVLYKKLELPVLKRGKTGPSTDQEVLEKLAEVHPLPRAIIEYRSLSKLKSTYLDTLPELVARDGRLHTTFHQAATATGRLSSSDPNLQNIPIRTELGMEIRRAFIAEEGHQLVSADYSQIELRLLAHIAEDPVLIDAFARDEDIHSRTAAEIFGVAQDQVTRDQRRVAKTVNFGIAYGLSSYGLSTRLNIPEEEARDIIERYFTRYAGIKRYLEETVRVAKEKGYVETLFGRRRPMGDLHAKNRQVVQAAERAAINMPIQGTAADLIKKAMLAVDAELEKQGLRTRMLLQVHDELLFEAPEAEVEAVKELSRRCMNAVMQLKVPLKVEVGAGKTWADAH; this is encoded by the coding sequence ATGGTCCCGAGCCCTTCGAGCGGCGCGCCCCGCCTCGTCCTGATCGACGCCTCCAGCTTCATCTTCCGCGCCTATCACGCGATTCCTCCCCTGACGACCCGCCAGGGTGTGCCCACCAACGCGACCCTGGGCTTCACCCGGCAGGTGCTCAAGGCGCTCAAGGAGCTGAATCCCACCCACGTCGCGCTCGCCTTCGACAAGGAGAGCCGCACCGAGCGCCAGAAGATCGACCCCAACTACAAGGCCAACCGGAAGGAGACGCCGGAGGACCTGTCCCAGCAGTTCCCCTACATCCGCAAGGTCGTGGAGGGGCTCAACCTGCCCGTGCTGGAGGTGGCCGGCTGGGAGGCGGATGACGTCATCGGCACCCTGTCCAAGCGCGCCAGGGCCGAGGGCTTCTGCGTCCTGGTGGTCACCGGCGACAAGGACTTCGTGCAGATCGTGGACGAGGACGTGCACCTCTACGATCCGCAGAACGAGCGCTACACCACTCCCGACGAGGTGAAGGAGCGGCTGGGCATCGAGCCCGGGCAGATGCGCGACTACCTGGCGCTCATCGGCGACGCGGTGGACAACGTCCCCAAGGTGCCGGGCATCGGCCCGAAGACGGCGGTGGAGCTGCTGCACCAGTTCGGCGGCGTGGACGCGTTGCTCGAGCGGCTCTCCGAGGTGAAGAAGCCGAAGATGCGCGAGGCCATCGGGGCCCACCGCGAGAGCCTGCTGCGCGCGCGCGACCTGGTGACGTTCCGCACGGACCTCGAGCTGGGCGTCTCCATCGAGGACCTGAAGCGCAGGCCCCCGCATGACGAGCAGCTCCGTCAGCTCTTCACCGAGCTGGAGTTCTCCGCGCTCCTGCGCGAGCTGCCGGCCCGGGAGCCCACGAAGGAGACCGCGAAGCTGACGACGGAGACGGAGCTCGTCACCACGAAGGAGTCGCTCCAGGCGCTGGCCACCACGGTGCGCGAGACCGGAGAGGTGACGCTCATCCCCGCGTACGAGGGCCTGCCCTTCGCCGCGTCGCTGGTGGGGCTCGGGGTGGCCCTGAAGGATGGGACCACGCGCTACGTGCCGTTGGCCCACGAGGGGCTCGGCGTGGAGCAGGTGCGGCCCGCGGACTTCAAGAACGCCCTCCAGGGCGTGCTCGAGGACGCGAAGGTGAAGAAGGGCGGGCATGACCTCAAGACCCTCTGGCTGCTGCTCAACCGCGAGGGCATCCAGCTCAGGGGAGGGGAGGACGATGTCGAGCTGCTCAGCTACCTGCTGGACGCCTCGCGGCGCGACCACAGCCTGGAGTTCCTCGCCCGCGAGCGGCTCCAGGTGGACCTGCCCGAGCTGCCGACCACCACCGGGCGCAAGGCGCGCCCGCTGAAGGAGTTCACCCCCCAGGAAATCTCCGTGGCGTACGCGGCCCGGGCGGACGTGGCGCGTCGGCTGGCTCCCGGGCTGTGGCAGGAGCTGGAGCCATTGGGCCTGGCGAAGCTCGCGAGAGAGCTGGAGCTGCCGCTGGTGCCGCTGCTGGCGCACATGGAGTCGCGCGGCGTGAAGGTGGACGTGAAGGTGCTCCGGGAGATTTCGGAGAAGGTGGGCGCCGACTGCGAGACGAAGGTGAAGGAGATCCACCAGCTCGCCGGCACCGAGTTCAACGTGGGCTCCAACCCGCAGCTCGCGGAGGTGCTCTACAAGAAGCTGGAGCTGCCCGTGCTCAAGCGCGGCAAGACGGGCCCCTCCACGGACCAGGAGGTGCTCGAGAAGCTCGCCGAGGTGCACCCGCTGCCGCGCGCCATCATCGAGTACCGCTCGCTCTCCAAGCTCAAGAGCACCTACCTGGACACGCTGCCGGAGCTGGTGGCCCGGGACGGACGCCTCCACACCACCTTCCACCAGGCGGCCACCGCCACCGGCCGGCTGTCCTCGTCCGATCCCAACCTGCAGAACATCCCCATCCGCACCGAGCTGGGCATGGAGATCCGCCGCGCCTTCATCGCCGAGGAGGGCCACCAGCTCGTCTCCGCGGACTACAGCCAGATCGAGCTGCGGCTGCTGGCGCACATCGCCGAGGATCCGGTCCTCATCGACGCCTTCGCCCGGGACGAGGACATCCACAGCCGCACCGCGGCGGAGATCTTCGGCGTGGCGCAGGACCAGGTGACGAGGGATCAGCGCCGGGTGGCCAAGACGGTCAACTTCGGCATCGCCTACGGCCTGAGCTCGTACGGGCTGTCCACGCGCCTCAACATCCCCGAGGAGGAGGCGCGCGACATCATCGAGCGCTACTTCACCCGCTACGCCGGCATCAAGCGCTACCTGGAGGAGACGGTGAGGGTGGCGAAGGAGAAGGGCTACGTGGAGACGCTCTTCGGGCGGCGCCGGCCCATGGGCGACCTGCACGCGAAGAACCGCCAGGTGGTGCAGGCCGCCGAGCGCGCCGCCATCAACATGCCCATCCAGGGCACGGCGGCGGACCTCATCAAGAAGGCGATGCTGGCGGTGGACGCGGAGCTGGAGAAGCAGGGCCTGCGCACGCGGATGCTGCTGCAGGTGCACGACGAACTGCTCTTCGAGGCGCCCGAGGCCGAGGTGGAGGCCGTGAAGGAGCTGTCGCGGCGGTGCATGAACGCCGTGATGCAGCTCAAGGTGCCCCTCAAGGTGGAAGTGGGGGCTGGAAAGACATGGGCGGACGCGCACTGA
- a CDS encoding FHA domain-containing protein, with protein MPILVVRHPDGSESEHEFSGELKVGRQEGTNDLILAEGGVSRRHSRFYEEGGKVMVEDVGSANGTFVDGERITGMVVLTPRSQVQLGEYGLRLKAPAARSATGQRRAAKPAGGVPEQLGSQSPRATRAMPAVKRPAPGAGGPSSLARRPRPAPTASAGGEEGEQGLVLKGLTGPWANQKFPVKGKLIVGRQAPAAVLLEDDSVSRKHAEVEATPEGAVLRDLGSANGTLVNGEPMGTHPVELQPGDVITFGMVEVVVESAGGASSLPVRRGRSEVPSRRGSGAEAARDVEAPAAEGIPASRKRLLVVAASVVGLLLAAGIIKSATGGGGADDVAAARVKKGPPPPSPAEQVQEALSQCRSYSSTELGSEPDWARAEAACTKALDVDPINAEANTLMRRIKLEKEAAEYFAQGLKSLGRLKEEEALDFFKKIPKDSSYFRRAKPKVLEAVEKVTKRSLDDCKRYLRGNQWSAAVPRCEIYMNFACQKMSREELQPPIGFTLVLDRSRRLGRTEWRPKDKLYLDFLIARKRLDPNAAPWHCPVSDIFFEDEAAPDPKKLVEDAFKQRFPHKFMVAAMVDYWAGRGTEAYATLQKLRSNYELSQHHGQTDELLRDVGNVDQLYKNGQGFLQNEDVEKAAEPLLEALDVDKRLMAEQAESRPSFYRRNIQQDMASKAITRGKYWQERGDARRACRIWKLGFRFYAGNTDLNSQVGRCSTRGLKTFKEAQTCEDLDAVLDFSVPGDGLDEKVAAMKKENGC; from the coding sequence ATGCCCATCCTGGTCGTCCGTCACCCCGACGGCAGTGAAAGCGAGCACGAGTTTTCCGGTGAGCTGAAGGTGGGCCGCCAGGAAGGCACCAATGATCTGATCCTCGCCGAGGGCGGTGTGTCGCGCCGCCACTCCCGCTTCTACGAGGAGGGCGGCAAGGTGATGGTGGAGGACGTGGGCAGCGCCAACGGCACCTTCGTGGACGGTGAGCGCATCACCGGCATGGTGGTGCTCACGCCCAGGTCCCAGGTGCAGCTGGGCGAGTACGGGCTGCGGCTCAAGGCACCCGCGGCCCGGTCCGCCACCGGACAGCGCAGGGCGGCGAAGCCCGCGGGCGGGGTTCCCGAGCAGCTGGGGAGCCAGAGCCCGCGTGCCACCCGGGCCATGCCCGCCGTGAAGCGGCCGGCACCGGGCGCGGGAGGTCCGTCCTCGCTGGCGAGGCGTCCCCGGCCGGCGCCGACGGCTTCCGCGGGTGGGGAGGAGGGTGAGCAGGGCCTGGTGCTCAAGGGCCTCACCGGCCCCTGGGCCAACCAGAAGTTCCCCGTGAAGGGCAAGCTCATCGTGGGCCGTCAGGCCCCCGCCGCGGTGCTCCTCGAGGATGACTCGGTGAGCCGCAAGCACGCCGAGGTGGAGGCGACGCCCGAGGGCGCGGTGCTGCGCGATCTGGGCAGCGCCAACGGCACGCTGGTGAATGGCGAGCCCATGGGCACGCACCCGGTGGAGCTACAGCCCGGAGACGTCATCACCTTCGGCATGGTGGAGGTGGTGGTCGAGAGCGCGGGTGGGGCGTCCAGCCTGCCGGTGCGCCGTGGGCGCTCCGAGGTGCCCTCGCGGCGCGGTTCCGGCGCCGAGGCCGCCAGGGACGTGGAGGCTCCCGCGGCGGAGGGTATCCCGGCCTCGCGCAAGCGGCTGCTGGTGGTGGCCGCCAGCGTGGTCGGCCTGCTGCTGGCGGCGGGCATCATCAAGAGCGCGACGGGCGGTGGGGGCGCCGACGACGTGGCCGCGGCTCGGGTGAAGAAGGGTCCTCCTCCCCCGAGTCCGGCGGAGCAGGTGCAGGAGGCGCTCAGCCAGTGCCGCTCCTATTCCTCCACGGAGCTGGGCAGCGAGCCGGATTGGGCGAGGGCCGAGGCGGCCTGCACGAAGGCGTTGGACGTCGATCCCATCAACGCCGAGGCCAACACCCTCATGCGCCGCATCAAGCTGGAGAAGGAGGCCGCCGAGTACTTCGCGCAGGGCCTGAAGTCGCTCGGCCGGCTCAAGGAGGAGGAGGCGCTGGACTTCTTCAAGAAGATTCCGAAGGACAGCTCCTACTTCCGCCGCGCCAAGCCCAAGGTGCTGGAGGCGGTGGAAAAGGTAACGAAGCGCTCCCTGGACGACTGCAAGCGCTACCTGCGCGGAAACCAGTGGAGCGCCGCGGTGCCCCGGTGTGAGATCTACATGAACTTCGCCTGCCAGAAGATGAGCCGGGAGGAACTGCAGCCGCCCATCGGCTTCACCCTGGTGCTCGACCGGAGCAGGCGGCTGGGCCGCACCGAGTGGCGGCCCAAGGACAAGCTCTACCTGGACTTCCTCATCGCCCGGAAGCGGTTGGATCCCAACGCCGCGCCCTGGCACTGCCCGGTGTCCGACATCTTCTTCGAGGACGAGGCGGCGCCGGATCCGAAGAAGCTGGTGGAGGACGCCTTCAAGCAGCGCTTCCCCCACAAGTTCATGGTCGCGGCGATGGTGGACTACTGGGCCGGGCGCGGCACCGAGGCGTACGCCACCCTGCAGAAGCTGCGCTCCAACTACGAGCTGTCCCAGCACCACGGCCAGACGGACGAGCTGCTCCGGGACGTGGGCAACGTGGATCAGCTCTACAAGAACGGCCAGGGCTTCCTGCAGAACGAGGACGTGGAGAAGGCCGCCGAGCCGCTGCTGGAGGCATTGGACGTGGACAAGCGGCTGATGGCCGAGCAGGCCGAGTCCCGGCCGTCCTTCTACCGGCGCAACATCCAGCAGGACATGGCCTCCAAGGCGATCACCCGGGGCAAGTACTGGCAGGAGCGCGGGGACGCGCGTCGGGCCTGCCGCATCTGGAAGCTGGGCTTCCGCTTCTACGCGGGCAACACGGACCTCAACTCGCAGGTGGGCCGGTGCTCGACGCGAGGCCTGAAGACCTTCAAGGAGGCCCAGACCTGCGAGGATCTGGATGCCGTGCTGGACTTCTCCGTCCCGGGTGACGGGCTCGACGAGAAGGTGGCGGCGATGAAGAAGGAGAACGGCTGCTGA